A genomic segment from Triticum dicoccoides isolate Atlit2015 ecotype Zavitan chromosome 1A, WEW_v2.0, whole genome shotgun sequence encodes:
- the LOC119286283 gene encoding uncharacterized protein LOC119286283 isoform X2, translating to MFKTPMRHVGRQLDLSDDDDGGRNYEPREKSPRGSIRIGCHGAQDSIGCVGMQEDGDANVIYNNSVAVQNVASVDNGIADRLTVYAQTVADMVRCMYETDDAVDGEVRFGVTVPEVPKRRYVTSASFCNDPWGQGYLPQPPPIPLMSKFYSWLSGDNGFYLNGFWFVDPHPRMLKVNAVCVQQQFLGVKALDHEVATLVLRRFYQMDAATAPVNKFMMWREVLEPDFTFFALVMLDQGCSAYMWDMLRKDIHVLDLMCAQVAGGHQRRMMHEEAVSQMHNALFSCLTEFFAKWHCTSDRWKRRFPRITEDIFTREESSLCAIHAIRQYDGVKLKWPLNKGEVQSFAHMIMVFKTTHNLPGTRVCESSLDDLLVHDVGVVTMVALEGQNFIGHLLPKVTTGTGMVWSWRTRQSPTITCQTTAAVHLRGARSFGDGVANGSTCGCPVIQRLCMYELKAGTVRCCFNV from the exons ATGTTTAAGACGCCTATGCGTCACGTCGGACGCCAGCTTGACTTATCCGATGATGATG ACGGGGGTCGTAACTATGAACCAAGGGAGAAGTCTCCTCGCGGCTCGATTCGTATTGGATGTCATGGTGCGCAAG ATTCCATAGGGTGTGTGGGGATGCAAGAGGATGGAGATGCAAATGTTATATACAACAATTCGGTTGCGGTGCAAAATGTTGCAAGTGTTGACAATGGAATCGCCGATAGATTGACAGTGTACGCACAAACTGTGGCGGACATGGTGCGATGCATGTATGAGACAGACGATGCTGTTGATGGTGAAGTTCGTTTCGGTGTTACAGTCCCTGAGGTACCCAAGCGTAGATATGTTACATCTGCTAGTTTTTGCAACGACCCATGGGGACAAGGTTACTTGCCACAGCCACCGCCAATCCCATTGATGTCCAAGTTTTATTCATGGCTATCTGGGGACAATGGCTTCTATTTGAATGG GTTCTGGTTTGTGGATCCACACCCTAGAATGCTCAAGGTGAATGCAGTGTGTGTGCAGCAACAGTTTTTGGGTGTGAAGGCGCTCGACCATGAGGTGGCAACGCTTGTTTTGCGGAGATTCTACCAAATGGATGCTGCTACAGCCCCGGTGAACAAATTCATGATGTGGAGGGAAGTGCTCGAGCCGGATTTCACG TTCTTTGCGTTAGTCATGCTGGACCAGGGGTGCTCGGCATACATGTGGGACATGCTACGGAAGGATATTCATGTGTTGGATCTGATGTGTGCCCAAGTTGCAGGGGGACATCAACGCCGAATGATGCATGAGGAAGCTGTGTCGCAGATGCACAATGCGTTGTTTTCATGTTTAACTGAATTCTTCGCAAAGTGGCATTGTACGTCAGATAGATGGAAACGGAGGTTTCCCAGAATAACGGAAGACATTTTCACAAG GGAAGAGTCTAGTTTGTGTGCCATTCATGCGATCCGTCAGTATGACGGAGTAAAACTCAAGTGGCCCCTAAACAAG GGGGAGGTGCAAAGTTTCGCACATATGATTATGGTCTTCAAGACGACGCACAATCTACCTGGCACACGAGTTTGTGAAAGTTCACTCGATGATCTGCTCGTACATGATGTTGGGGTAGTCACCATGGTTGCCCTTGAGGGTCAGAACTTCATAGGCCATCTCCTTCCGAAG GTAACTACGGGTACGGGAATGGTATGGAGTTGGAGGACACGTCAATCGCCCACGATCACCTGTCAGACCACAGCAGCAGTACATTTGAGAG GAGCACGCAGCTTTGGTGATGGTGTTGCAAACGGTTCTACTTGTGGATGCCCTGTTATTCAACGATTATGTATGTATGAGTTGAAGGCAGGAACAGTACGATGTTGTTTCAATGTCTGA
- the LOC119286283 gene encoding uncharacterized protein LOC119286283 isoform X1, whose translation MFKTPMRHVGRQLDLSDDDDGGRNYEPREKSPRGSIRIGCHGAQDSIGCVGMQEDGDANVIYNNSVAVQNVASVDNGIADRLTVYAQTVADMVRCMYETDDAVDGEVRFGVTVPEVPKRRYVTSASFCNDPWGQGYLPQPPPIPLMSKFYSWLSGDNGFYLNGFWFVDPHPRMLKVNAVCVQQQFLGVKALDHEVATLVLRRFYQMDAATAPVNKFMMWREVLEPDFTFFALVMLDQGCSAYMWDMLRKDIHVLDLMCAQVAGGHQRRMMHEEAVSQMHNALFSCLTEFFAKWHCTSDRWKRRFPRITEDIFTREESSLCAIHAIRQYDGVKLKWPLNKGEVQSFAHMIMVFKTTHNLPGTRVCESSLDDLLVHDVGVVTMVALEGQNFIGHLLPKVTTGTGMVWSWRTRQSPTITCQTTAAVHLRGNPGARSFGDGVANGSTCGCPVIQRLCMYELKAGTVRCCFNV comes from the exons ATGTTTAAGACGCCTATGCGTCACGTCGGACGCCAGCTTGACTTATCCGATGATGATG ACGGGGGTCGTAACTATGAACCAAGGGAGAAGTCTCCTCGCGGCTCGATTCGTATTGGATGTCATGGTGCGCAAG ATTCCATAGGGTGTGTGGGGATGCAAGAGGATGGAGATGCAAATGTTATATACAACAATTCGGTTGCGGTGCAAAATGTTGCAAGTGTTGACAATGGAATCGCCGATAGATTGACAGTGTACGCACAAACTGTGGCGGACATGGTGCGATGCATGTATGAGACAGACGATGCTGTTGATGGTGAAGTTCGTTTCGGTGTTACAGTCCCTGAGGTACCCAAGCGTAGATATGTTACATCTGCTAGTTTTTGCAACGACCCATGGGGACAAGGTTACTTGCCACAGCCACCGCCAATCCCATTGATGTCCAAGTTTTATTCATGGCTATCTGGGGACAATGGCTTCTATTTGAATGG GTTCTGGTTTGTGGATCCACACCCTAGAATGCTCAAGGTGAATGCAGTGTGTGTGCAGCAACAGTTTTTGGGTGTGAAGGCGCTCGACCATGAGGTGGCAACGCTTGTTTTGCGGAGATTCTACCAAATGGATGCTGCTACAGCCCCGGTGAACAAATTCATGATGTGGAGGGAAGTGCTCGAGCCGGATTTCACG TTCTTTGCGTTAGTCATGCTGGACCAGGGGTGCTCGGCATACATGTGGGACATGCTACGGAAGGATATTCATGTGTTGGATCTGATGTGTGCCCAAGTTGCAGGGGGACATCAACGCCGAATGATGCATGAGGAAGCTGTGTCGCAGATGCACAATGCGTTGTTTTCATGTTTAACTGAATTCTTCGCAAAGTGGCATTGTACGTCAGATAGATGGAAACGGAGGTTTCCCAGAATAACGGAAGACATTTTCACAAG GGAAGAGTCTAGTTTGTGTGCCATTCATGCGATCCGTCAGTATGACGGAGTAAAACTCAAGTGGCCCCTAAACAAG GGGGAGGTGCAAAGTTTCGCACATATGATTATGGTCTTCAAGACGACGCACAATCTACCTGGCACACGAGTTTGTGAAAGTTCACTCGATGATCTGCTCGTACATGATGTTGGGGTAGTCACCATGGTTGCCCTTGAGGGTCAGAACTTCATAGGCCATCTCCTTCCGAAG GTAACTACGGGTACGGGAATGGTATGGAGTTGGAGGACACGTCAATCGCCCACGATCACCTGTCAGACCACAGCAGCAGTACATTTGAGAG GGAACCCAGGAGCACGCAGCTTTGGTGATGGTGTTGCAAACGGTTCTACTTGTGGATGCCCTGTTATTCAACGATTATGTATGTATGAGTTGAAGGCAGGAACAGTACGATGTTGTTTCAATGTCTGA
- the LOC119286283 gene encoding uncharacterized protein LOC119286283 isoform X4 translates to MFKTPMRHVGRQLDLSDDDDGGRNYEPREKSPRGSIRIGCHGAQDSIGCVGMQEDGDANVIYNNSVAVQNVASVDNGIADRLTVYAQTVADMVRCMYETDDAVDGEVRFGVTVPEVPKRRYVTSASFCNDPWGQGYLPQPPPIPLMSKFYSWLSGDNGFYLNGFWFVDPHPRMLKVNAVCVQQQFLGVKALDHEVATLVLRRFYQMDAATAPVNKFMMWREVLEPDFTFFALVMLDQGCSAYMWDMLRKDIHVLDLMCAQVAGGHQRRMMHEEAVSQMHNALFSCLTEFFAKWHCTSDRWKRRFPRITEDIFTREESSLCAIHAIRQYDGVKLKWPLNKGEVQSFAHMIMVFKTTHNLPGTRVCESSLDDLLVHDVGVVTMVALEGQNFIGHLLPKSCRVLQLKDPLVAISCTGLYPSSL, encoded by the exons ATGTTTAAGACGCCTATGCGTCACGTCGGACGCCAGCTTGACTTATCCGATGATGATG ACGGGGGTCGTAACTATGAACCAAGGGAGAAGTCTCCTCGCGGCTCGATTCGTATTGGATGTCATGGTGCGCAAG ATTCCATAGGGTGTGTGGGGATGCAAGAGGATGGAGATGCAAATGTTATATACAACAATTCGGTTGCGGTGCAAAATGTTGCAAGTGTTGACAATGGAATCGCCGATAGATTGACAGTGTACGCACAAACTGTGGCGGACATGGTGCGATGCATGTATGAGACAGACGATGCTGTTGATGGTGAAGTTCGTTTCGGTGTTACAGTCCCTGAGGTACCCAAGCGTAGATATGTTACATCTGCTAGTTTTTGCAACGACCCATGGGGACAAGGTTACTTGCCACAGCCACCGCCAATCCCATTGATGTCCAAGTTTTATTCATGGCTATCTGGGGACAATGGCTTCTATTTGAATGG GTTCTGGTTTGTGGATCCACACCCTAGAATGCTCAAGGTGAATGCAGTGTGTGTGCAGCAACAGTTTTTGGGTGTGAAGGCGCTCGACCATGAGGTGGCAACGCTTGTTTTGCGGAGATTCTACCAAATGGATGCTGCTACAGCCCCGGTGAACAAATTCATGATGTGGAGGGAAGTGCTCGAGCCGGATTTCACG TTCTTTGCGTTAGTCATGCTGGACCAGGGGTGCTCGGCATACATGTGGGACATGCTACGGAAGGATATTCATGTGTTGGATCTGATGTGTGCCCAAGTTGCAGGGGGACATCAACGCCGAATGATGCATGAGGAAGCTGTGTCGCAGATGCACAATGCGTTGTTTTCATGTTTAACTGAATTCTTCGCAAAGTGGCATTGTACGTCAGATAGATGGAAACGGAGGTTTCCCAGAATAACGGAAGACATTTTCACAAG GGAAGAGTCTAGTTTGTGTGCCATTCATGCGATCCGTCAGTATGACGGAGTAAAACTCAAGTGGCCCCTAAACAAG GGGGAGGTGCAAAGTTTCGCACATATGATTATGGTCTTCAAGACGACGCACAATCTACCTGGCACACGAGTTTGTGAAAGTTCACTCGATGATCTGCTCGTACATGATGTTGGGGTAGTCACCATGGTTGCCCTTGAGGGTCAGAACTTCATAGGCCATCTCCTTCCGAAG AGTTGCAGAGTGCTCCAACTGAAAGATCCCTTGGTCGCCATCTCGTGTACTGGACTATATCCTTCGTCACTTTAG
- the LOC119286283 gene encoding uncharacterized protein LOC119286283 isoform X3 — protein MFKTPMRHVGRQLDLSDDDDGGRNYEPREKSPRGSIRIGCHGAQDSIGCVGMQEDGDANVIYNNSVAVQNVASVDNGIADRLTVYAQTVADMVRCMYETDDAVDGEVRFGVTVPEVPKRRYVTSASFCNDPWGQGYLPQPPPIPLMSKFYSWLSGDNGFYLNGFWFVDPHPRMLKVNAVCVQQQFLGVKALDHEVATLVLRRFYQMDAATAPVNKFMMWREVLEPDFTFFALVMLDQGCSAYMWDMLRKDIHVLDLMCAQVAGGHQRRMMHEEAVSQMHNALFSCLTEFFAKWHCTSDRWKRRFPRITEDIFTREESSLCAIHAIRQYDGVKLKWPLNKGEVQSFAHMIMVFKTTHNLPGTRVCESSLDDLLVHDVGVVTMVALEGQNFIGHLLPKVSLMAGQSCRVLQLKDPLVAISCTGLYPSSL, from the exons ATGTTTAAGACGCCTATGCGTCACGTCGGACGCCAGCTTGACTTATCCGATGATGATG ACGGGGGTCGTAACTATGAACCAAGGGAGAAGTCTCCTCGCGGCTCGATTCGTATTGGATGTCATGGTGCGCAAG ATTCCATAGGGTGTGTGGGGATGCAAGAGGATGGAGATGCAAATGTTATATACAACAATTCGGTTGCGGTGCAAAATGTTGCAAGTGTTGACAATGGAATCGCCGATAGATTGACAGTGTACGCACAAACTGTGGCGGACATGGTGCGATGCATGTATGAGACAGACGATGCTGTTGATGGTGAAGTTCGTTTCGGTGTTACAGTCCCTGAGGTACCCAAGCGTAGATATGTTACATCTGCTAGTTTTTGCAACGACCCATGGGGACAAGGTTACTTGCCACAGCCACCGCCAATCCCATTGATGTCCAAGTTTTATTCATGGCTATCTGGGGACAATGGCTTCTATTTGAATGG GTTCTGGTTTGTGGATCCACACCCTAGAATGCTCAAGGTGAATGCAGTGTGTGTGCAGCAACAGTTTTTGGGTGTGAAGGCGCTCGACCATGAGGTGGCAACGCTTGTTTTGCGGAGATTCTACCAAATGGATGCTGCTACAGCCCCGGTGAACAAATTCATGATGTGGAGGGAAGTGCTCGAGCCGGATTTCACG TTCTTTGCGTTAGTCATGCTGGACCAGGGGTGCTCGGCATACATGTGGGACATGCTACGGAAGGATATTCATGTGTTGGATCTGATGTGTGCCCAAGTTGCAGGGGGACATCAACGCCGAATGATGCATGAGGAAGCTGTGTCGCAGATGCACAATGCGTTGTTTTCATGTTTAACTGAATTCTTCGCAAAGTGGCATTGTACGTCAGATAGATGGAAACGGAGGTTTCCCAGAATAACGGAAGACATTTTCACAAG GGAAGAGTCTAGTTTGTGTGCCATTCATGCGATCCGTCAGTATGACGGAGTAAAACTCAAGTGGCCCCTAAACAAG GGGGAGGTGCAAAGTTTCGCACATATGATTATGGTCTTCAAGACGACGCACAATCTACCTGGCACACGAGTTTGTGAAAGTTCACTCGATGATCTGCTCGTACATGATGTTGGGGTAGTCACCATGGTTGCCCTTGAGGGTCAGAACTTCATAGGCCATCTCCTTCCGAAG GTTTCTTTGATGGCGGGGCAGAGTTGCAGAGTGCTCCAACTGAAAGATCCCTTGGTCGCCATCTCGTGTACTGGACTATATCCTTCGTCACTTTAG
- the LOC119319484 gene encoding uncharacterized protein LOC119319484: protein MANQGQQDPVVLPIVPCPDCGRDVAMHVARRGQSAGQRFYKCRNHNPGAGGCDFYRWQEAYAAHLGVVLPAAEPGDQIQAAVDQPQAQINQPPVHQPLQNHGPEWKTLPP, encoded by the exons ATGGCGAACCAAGGTCAACAAGATCCGGTGGTCCTCCCCATAGTTCCTTGCCCGGACTGTGGGAGGGACGTGGCCATGCATGTCGCACGGCGAGGACAGAGCGCCGGCCAGAGGTTTTACAAGTGCCGCAATCACAAT CCTGGGGCAGGTGGTTGTGATTTCTACCGCTGGCAGGAAGCATACGCCGCTCATTTGGGTGTTGTTCTGCCGGCAGCAGAGCCAGGGGATCAAATCCAAGCGGCTGTCGACCAACCTCAGGCGCAGATCAACCAACCTCCAGTTCATCAACCACTACAGAACCACGGACCGGAGTGGAAGACATTGCCGCCGTGA
- the LOC119354668 gene encoding 40S ribosomal protein S15-like has translation MLSQANVSMEAEAAAAAAAGQPTKRTFRKFSYRGFDLDAVLDMSADDLIQVLPARAHRRFYRGFKRNSLMLNRRLRKARMGAPAGEKPGAVKTHLRNMIIMPEMVGSQIAVYNGKTFNQIEIKPEMIGHHLAEFSISYKPVKHGRPGIGATHSSRFIPLK, from the exons atgCTTTCACAGGCGAACGTCAGCATGGAGGCCGaggcggccgccgccgcggccgcgggGCAGCCGACGAAGAGGACTTTCCGCAAGTTCAGCTACCGCGGCTTCGACCTCGACGCGGTCCTCGACATGTCCGCCGACGACCTCATCCAGGTCCTCCCCGCCCGCGCCCACAGAAG GTTCTACAGGGGGTTCAAGAGGAATTCATTGATGCTCAACAGGAGGCTGCGCAAGGCG AGAATGGGGGCACCGGCTGGTGAGAAGCCCGGTGCCGTGAAGACTCATCTGCGCAACATGATCATCATGCCAGAGATGGTAGGCAGCCAGATCGCAGTGTACAATGGGAAAACCTTCAACCAGATTGAGATCAAGCCCGAGATGATTGGGCACCACCTCGCCGAGTTCTCCATCAGCTACAAGCCCGTCAAGCACGGGAGGCCCGGCATTGGCGCCACCCACTCCTCGAGGTTCATTCCCCTCAAGTGA
- the LOC119286391 gene encoding protein FAR1-RELATED SEQUENCE 5-like, which translates to MQAAADNLGEQAPGPVPATNSEQIAMTYPDRAVEPNHSVAEVHLEKENVGKQAMPGGGLQLTGGNDQEHASNGIGTAAQGLLADISDKQSNSVDPGMQQHAEEQDQLHGVTQGHEMSSNDTSSGSDSGSSSGSELDTELGKCFYPSFEELENSRPPEIGMRFPTLEDAERFYSTHAMLTGFAVRRGSNYRRVKFDLECNRSGKLKPTEDLKRKRRSNALGSRCQAKVIVKLHNEQWEFIGVKHEHNHPLCPSPSLASFFLNHKYLSSEEKLFLRVLQQSRVNPRKAMNIFRRMRSNFGKVSSIKEKDTSNSQCVNQWRKENSDVETALKRFKELELRNLGFSYTMQKDEDNIVRSLFWTDARSNVDYEIFGDFISFNTTYSTNRHNMTFTPIIGMNNHGRILVFGCALLQDQKAETFKWMFQTFLHVMGGKLPRIVITDQDEGMATAISEVMPQVRHRFCKFSVMRKAQEILGAFMAARGNINAELHDLVDNSLTEKEFEEGWDFLTERYDASENEYLRLMWETRKNWVPVYFQADFCPFVESAGYFEGTNLLFKDNVLPKDRIEKFIEQYERMQEHIVKTEEEDALQSATEPAYFSMQPIEKHAARIYTRQIFLRAQNELYYSTAFNVHEIQGGHRLEKVFNYENPEFSRNSFEVLAEPGTHAFKCQCAKFTRDGILCCHIFRVFTQLGVKEIPAQYMLPRWAPKFIEERLKEYEERCSKRTENKTRYAMLLGKMAEIGKGICADGAKSGCFMLELDKVQETFRSDGGRKS; encoded by the exons ATGCAGGCAGCGGCAGATAATCTCGGGGAGCAAGCGCCGGGACCTGTCCCTGCAACCAATTCTGAACAA ATTGCGATGACCTATCCGGACCGGGCAGTAGAACCGAACCACTCCGTAGCAGAGGTGCACTTGGAAAAG GAAAACGTCGGCAAACAAGCGATGCCAGGAGGAGGTCTACAGCTGACTGGTGGAAATGATCAG GAACACGCGTCGAATGGCATTGGCACAGCTGCACAAGGACTGTTGGCAGATATATCGGATAAACAATCCAACTCGGTGGACCCTGGAATGCAGCAGCACGCTGAAGAACAAGACCAATTACACGGTGTTACACAAGGGCACGAAATGTCTAGCAATGATACAAGCAGTGGGAGCGATTCAGGTAGCAGTTCAGGGAGTGAGTTAGATACTGAACTAGGAAAATGCTTCTACCCTAGTTTCGAGGAATTGGAGAATTCAAGACCACCGGAAATTGGAATGAGATTTCCAACCCTGGAAGATGCAGAACGTTTCTACAGCACACATGCTATGCTAACTGGTTTTGCAGTAAGGAGGGGGTCGAATTACAGGAGAGTGAAGTTTGACCTGGAATGCAACAGAAGTGGTAAACTAAAGCCAACTGAGgacctgaagaggaagaggaggtctAATGCTTTGGGCTCACGGTGCCAAGCAAAGGTGATAGTGAAGCTCCATAATGAGCAATGGGAGTTCATAGGAGTTAAGCATGAGCACAACCATCCATTATGTCCATCCCCATCTCTCGCAAGTTTCTTTTTGAACCACAAATACTTGTCAAGTGAAGAAAAGTTATTTCTAAGAGTTCTGCAACAAAGTAGGGTAAATCCAAGGAAAGCTATGAATATTTTCAGGAGAATGAGAAGCAACTTCGGAAAGGTATCATCAATAAAAGAGAAAGATACGAGCAATTCACAGTGTGTAAACCAGTGGAGAAAAGAAAACTCAGATGTTGAAACTGCACTGAAGCGCTTCAAAGAACTGGAGCTGCGGAACCTAGGATTTTCCTACACCATGCAAAAAGATGAAGATAACATAGTTAGGAGTCTTTTCTGGACTGATGCGAGGTCGAATGTAGATTATGAGATTTTTGGAGATTTCATATCGTTTAATACCACATACAGCACTAATAGGCATAACATGACTTTCACCCCTATTATTGGAATGAATAATCATGGGAGAATCCTTGTGTTTGGATGCGCCTTGCTACAAGATCAGAAAGCTGAAACCTTCAAGTGGATGTTCCAAACTTTCTTGCATGTGATGGGAGGGAAACTGCCAAGAATAGTCATAACAGACCAGGATGAAGGTATGGCGACAGCAATTTCTGAGGTCATGCCACAAGTAAGGCACAGATTTTGCAAGTTCAGTGTGATGCGAAAAGCACAGGAAATTCTAGGAGCCTTCATGGCAGCAAGGGGCAACATAAATGCAGAGCTGCACGACTTGGTAGACAACTCACTGACCGAAAAGGAATTTGAAGAAGGATGGGATTTTCTCACTGAGAGATACGATGCAAGTGAAAATGAGTACCTCCGACTCATGTGGGAAACAAGGAAAAACTGGGTGCCTGTTTATTTCCAAGCAGATTTCTGCCCATTTGTCGAATCAGCTGGATATTTTGAGGGGACAAACTTATTATTCAAAGACAACGTGCTTCCAAAGGACAGAATCGAGAAGTTTATTGAGCAATATGAGAGGATGCAAGAGCATATAGTAAAAACAGAGGAAGAGGATGCATTGCAGTCAGCAACTGAACCAGCGTACTTCTCCATGCAGCCAATAGAAAAGCATGCAGCGCGAATATACACAAGGCAAATATTTCTGAGAGCACAGAATGAACTATACTATTCCACAGCATTCAACGTGCATGAGATACAAGGAGGACACAGACTCGAAAAGGTCTTCAACTATGAGAACCCGGAGTTCAGTAGAAATTCTTTCGAAGTGCTAGCTGAACCTGGAACCCATGCATTTAAATGCCAATGTGCAAAGTTTACCAGGGATGGGATTCTCTGTTGCCACATATTCAGAGTTTTCACGCAGCTCGGAGTCAAAGAAATACCGGCGCAGTACATGCTGCCCAGGTGGGCTCCCAAATTCATAGAGGAGCGGCTGAAAGAGTACGAGGAGAGATGCTCAAAGAGAACAGAAAACAAAACGAGATACGCGATGCTATTGGGTAAAATGGCGGAGATCGGCAAGGGGATATGCGCGGATGGTGCGAAAAGCGGCTGCTTCATGCTCGAACTAGACAAGGTTCAAGAGACATTTCGCAGCGATGGCGGAAGAAAATCCTAG